The nucleotide window GCAATTTTATCACCTGATGCCCCGCTTTTGATATTATCGGATGTATCGTTATAAGTATCTATTGCAACACTGGCCCACCCCAGTTTATCCTTGAGTGCCATTTTCACGGCACTCCCTGGCTTAATCATTGCTGCAACTTCCCTTGTTTTTGCATCCGCCGTACCATTCGCAAGCTGCTTATTTATTTGGTCCACGTAATAAATTTTATGTTCCCGGCCCTTCATTCTTTTCTGATGGGCTGCAGATTGATGATCTTCTCTAACGAGGATGCGCGGTCTATGTCTATCTAATTGCTTTACAACTTTATAGCCGTCCTTTGTTACCTTATAACCAACATGCGCCACTGCCAATGCACCCGTGACAGTACCAAACGTATTGCCTAGCCCGTCAATCGGTGCCATCCCATTAAATCCTTTCATGCCAAGGAATGATTGATCTGCTTTTATAAAGTTCTCTTTTGTCGTATCCACAAATTTAGACAGTGCTGTTAATTGCTCATTTGCGATACGCAGCTTTTGCTGATATGAACCGTACATACTTAAAATTTCTCCACGGTTTTGAGATTCCCACGGAATGGCATGTAATGATCTTTGGACCTTACTGTCAACCTGCTTCAGGTGATCCATTGCAGCTTTTAATTCATTACTTAATGACATTAAATACTGTTCTGTTACAACAATTCTACTCAATAGCGATACCGCCTTTCCCCATTTTTACACTACAGTGCTTCCGTCACCATGTCATACATATACGTGATAAGCTCTATATCGCCTATGGTGTAAATGTCAGCTTGTTCGACGTTTGGAACGATAATCCAGTTGTTTGTGTGGCCGATAACAAAGCCTACTCCTTTGGTCTCCCAGCCGCTTTTGACTCTTTTGGAAACTGCATAAGAACCGTATCTCTCTGTTTCTACCAAAGACGATGCAAAAGCCTCCGCAAGCTCCGCCGATATGTTTTCTATGTGCAGTCTATCAAGAATTCCTTCTTTCCGAAGCTGCGGTAAGTTCTTCATCAGCTCTTCATAACCACTTACACTTATAGCACCCCTCATATCCAACGCTGATGTATCATTCGCTTGGATATAGTAGTTACCTAAAGAATCCAGATACTCTTCAAAGTCTTTTATGGTATTCAGTGTACATTCACTTTCATTTTGGCCACTCTCTACTTCTACAATCTTTTGCGAGGAAAAATAATAATGACCATCCATCGGTTCTTCACCGTGCAAAACAAGACGAGAAACAACGCTGCTAAGCTTACAGATTTGTAAAAGCGTATATGTAACTGGTTCAACAGCCAGCTTTCCTCTTTTTTCTTCCAAAATCTCATCTTTGATTAACGCAGCTTTTACCTGTAGCCATTCTTTCTCCATCTCCTCGGTACTCTTACCTACAAAGGGATTCGCTAGCGGTAGCTCTTGCATTCCCATTTTTTGAAACAGAAAAAATGCTTCTTTCTGGCTTAGCTGCACCGTAATAGATTGTTCACTGGGTAACAACACAATTTCCCCCTTTATCTCATCCGTTCCTTGTACCTTTCGGATTACGCTATCTACTATTGTCTGAAACCAATTTTGTGACAATATACTCCCCCTACCTTATACCATTTTACTCTTTCTCTACTATTATTTTACTGTAGGTATCGCGCCTTCACAATCCCATAAATTTACATCTGTTTATCTACAAGTAACAATAAAAAAGAGCTGCCTCTTGGGGAAGCAGCCCATCAATTAGGGTACCCGTCATCAGGGCGGAAAAGGAAAGCAGGCGCTCTCATCCAGAGAGCAAAGAGAGGATTTCCCTCTCTATATAACTAACGAAAGAAAATAACACTTGGATCGTTTTTTTATAATTTTAAAGATATTTTTTATCTTGTGATGGTGACGGCTAAGCTCCTGAGAGGATATTCCCACAAATCAAAAAACCCACTCTGGTGTAAGTGGATTTTTCATTATATCGGAAACAGCAGTTTCAAACCAAATCCTATTAAAATACTACCGCCTAGTACTTCGCCGTATGTGCCAAGTACTTTTGTGGCATGTCTCCCCAGCAGCAGGCCTGACCATGTTAGAAATGCGCTGACTAAGCCGAAAATGACAATGGTCGCCCATGTACGCGCTCCATAAATACCAAGGCTTAAGCCAACTGAGAAGCTGTCCAAGCTGACGGAAAAAGCAAATAGATATAAGCCAAGACCGGATGGTGCGACTTTGCTTTCTTCCGAGCCAAATAAATTGGAATAAATAATATGAAAACCCAGCCCGATTAACAGAATACCGCCGGCAATTGTCGCAAGTTCACCAAATCGTGCTGACAGTAGCCGCCCAATTAACATGCCAAGCAGCGGCATCACAACGTGGAATGCACCAATTGTCAGCCCTATGTAAAAGATTTGTTTCAGTCTAAGACGAACCATCCCCATGCCAAGACTGACAGAAAAGGCATCAAGCCCAAGGGCAAATGCCATGATGGTGAGAGTTAAAATCTCTCCGATAATATGTTGAATATTCATGTCTTCCCTCCTTGGACCTGCTAATTAAAGATATGCACGTCCAAGGAGAGTTAGACTATTCTTTTATGACCTGGTGACCAGCAGCCTTAACAAGGCGATTCATCACCGCAATACCAATTCCAATTTTCGGAAATGCTTCACTGTAAATTACATCTACATCTGTACTATCAAAGCCTCGCAGTGCTTCATACAAACCAGCGGCGACTGTGGATAAATCCTCACGCTTACCACATATGATGATTTGATCTGCTTTATAACTACCTTTTTGTTCCGCAGTTGTGAGAACACCGACTTTCAGGCCTTCCTGCCTCGCTTCGTCAATAAGGGCTTGCACAAATGACGTTGATCCATCCGCAATAACGAGCGGGGCCTTTGGCGCATAATGTGTATACTTCATGCCTGGCGATTTGGGCTTCTCCACATTGCTTTCAAGTCCCGGATCAACCATAACTGCACCAATCACTTCTTCTAATTGCTCTTTCGTAACCCCGCCTGGACGTAAAATGACCGGAACATTGCCTGTACAATCAAGCACCGTGGACTCTACCCCGACACCCGTAGCTCCTCCGTCTACAATACCGGCAATTTTACCTTCTAAATCCTCTTTCACATGAGAAGCAAGCGTTGGACTTGGTCGTCCCGAACGATTTGCACTCGGTGCTGCGACTGGCACATCGGCCGCTGCGATAAGAGCTAAAGCAATGTCATGATCTGGCATGCGCACAGCAACAGTATCCAAACCTGCAGTTACCTTTGTGGAAACACCGTCTCGTTTTGGAAAAATTAAGGTGAGCGGACCCGGCCAAAAGTGCTCCATCAATACACGCGCAATGGGAGGAACATCCGAAACCAGCTTTTCCAGCTGCGACTGACTTGCAATGTGGACAATGAGTGGATTATCGCTCGGTCTGCCCTTTGCTTCAAAAATTTTTGTCACTGCCGCATCACTTGTCGCGTCTGCACCAAGGCCATATACTGTTTCTGTTGGGAAAGCAATCGCTTCTCCGTCACGAAGCAACATCGCCGCTTCATGTATTTGTGGATAATTTTTTTCATTTTCAACATCTTTATCCACAGACCAATACTTCATTTTCAACTTCCTTCACACCCTTATTTCGTAAATTTCCCTTGTATTACACAGTTTACTATGAGCATTATATAAAACACAAACAAGGTTTATCCACGGATTGTGGATAAACCTTTGGATTCAGTGGATAACTTTGTGAATAGCTGACAATTCTTACAATCCTGTTTTTCCACATAAAATAAAGGATCCGGGGCGTTCTATGCTCCTTTTAAAGTGCTGAAGTTCACTAACAGCATTTGGAACATCAGACTTTTCCACAGCTTCAAAACCAAAGGCATGAAACAGCGGTACAGATTGCTTTTTATCTGTGACTAAGTATAGCTTTTCCACAGCTTGCTTTTCTAAATAGAAGAAAAAGCTCTGCATCAAATACAACAATTGCGCTTGATCAACCCCACTTTTCAAAACAAGTGAACGAAGCAAACCTTGATTTCCCGCCTTTTCATAACCAATTGTACCTGTGATTGTTCCGTTTTCATCCTCAACAACCATAAACTGCGCGTATATTTCACGTATACTTTTACCGTCAATATCAGCTTGTCCTAAAAATGCAATTAAGTTATCCACATCCCGCTCCGTTGCAAAACGCATCACGGACACCCCCTTTACTTTCACTATATGCAGGGGATGTCCGATTAGAACTTATTTAGAAAATAGAGATGCGACTACTTCTACCAAAAAGAACTTCACTTCTGGCTCTTCTTCTATCTCTACCTCCATCTTAGCTTCAGGTTCTTCTACAGATTCCGTTTCAGCGGCAGCTACCACTTGCTCTAGCAGCTTTTCTTCCTTTGCTAATCGCTTTATGTCCATTTTTTTCGTTTGCACTTTCGCTATTTTTTTCTCAGCTGACTTTTGAACGACTGGCTTTTCCTTCTCAGCTTCTTCTACTTCTTCTATTTCTTCCACAGCTTTTTCTTCTGCTAGAGACTCTTTTTTTACTTCTTGTTTTTTAATAGCGGTACCACTCGCAAAATCTAAGAAGCATAATGGCGGAAAAAGTACGCACCACCAATTCGCACCTTCTCCTGCTCCCAAAGTTACAAGCACCGCTTCGTATTCACCGGCAGGATATAAAAAGTTACCGTATTGCTTTGTTGGAAACTTTACATGCTTACCGAACTCAACTTTATAGCTTTGATTACTTTTTTCTTGTTTCAATACCTTTGCAACTGTCTTCTCAAGCTCTGGGATGCGGCTTTGAATGATGGTACGCGCATCTTCAATAGAGGTTAAATCAGCTACCCATGTGTCAATTTGTGCTTTTACTTCATCGCGTACTTTACGTTTTAATGCCTGATCTTTATCAGAATCACTGTTAGCCAGAATTCGCAGGCGAATTGCCTCATTTGGAATAACCTTAGCTTCTGCTTGCATATATCCGAAATGCGCCATGAACTGGGCACCGATCACCAATAAAATAAGAAATGCGATAACCTGTTTCTTCATCCTCCACACCGTCCCTTCTAATAAAACAGTGTAGGCAGGTTTGCTTGTTTCTAAACTAGTAATCTAAAAAAAGATTTTTTTAGATTAGAGAGAGGAACGGGCTTTGGGTTGTTGCGGGTGGGGCCTTATGTGCGCCTCGTTCTTGGTGAGACCATCATGTAGCGAGGTGGTCTCGAATAAGGAAGGGATAAAGGCGACTTTTGGTGCAAGTCGCTTTTATCCGATTGTTGCAAATACCATGCGGTCTTTGCCGTTGATATCATATACAATTTCTACGCGAGCCTCAGGGAAGGTGTCTGCAAGCATTTTCTTGATGGCTTTTCCTTGTCCTGCCCCATATTCAAAGGCAACAAGTGCTTTTGGTTGCAGTACCTGCGGCAGTTCTATCATAAAGCGGCGATAAAAGTCGAGTCCATCTTCTCCACCGACAAGCGCGCGTACTGGTTCGTAATCTTTTACAACCGGGGAAAGTTCTTCCCATTCGCGCTGCGGTATGTAAGGCGGATTAGAAACTACCACATCAAGCTTCTGACCATTTTGAATGAAAGGCTGCAGTAGATCACCGTGATAGAATGTCACTTCTGCCTCCAGCATTTTGGCATTATTCTTTGCAACTTCAATGGAAGCTGCGGCAATATCCACGGTTGTAACTTGCAGGTTTTTGTTTTCAAGTGCTAATGTAACGGCAATTGCGCCGCTTCCTGTTCCAATATCTGCGACCTTTAAGCGTTCATTTCCAAAGTGAGTTTCAATGCGCTGCAGCACACCTTCAATCAGCTCTTCCGTTTCCGGCCTTGGAATCAGTACTTCCTCGTTAACGTGAAAGGGTCTGCCATAAAACATTTCATGCCCAATCATATATTGAACGGGACTTCCCTCACCATGACGAATCACCATATCTTTAAAAGCATTGATTTGTGCATCGTCCAGTATATCGCGCATTTGCATTAATAACTCTGTTCGATTTACCCCTAATACATGAAGCAAAAGTACTTCAGCAGCATGTTCTTCACGTCCTTTTTCCCGCAAAAAAGAAGAAGCCCATTTTAGGGCTTCGTACACGCGCATTATTCCGCTGCCTCCATGCGCTTCGCTTGATCGTCCATGATCAAAGCATTGATAAACTCATCAAGCTTCCCTTGAAGAATTTGATCAAGCTTTTGGATTGTCAAACCGATGCGATGGTCAGTAACACGGTTTTGCGGGAAGTTGTAAGTACGGATACGCTCGGAACGGTCGCCCGTACCCACCGCTTGTTTACGGTTTTGATCGTATTCCGCCTGCGCTTCCTGCTGAAACTTATCATACACGCGGGCACGCAATACCTTCATAGCTTTTTCTTTGTTTTTAATCTGAGACTTCTCATCCTGACACGATACAACAACGCCTGTCGGCAAGTGCGTTAAACGAACGGCTGACATTGTTGTATTAACGCTTTGTCCGCCCGGTCCACTGGATGCGAATGTATCAACGCGAATGTCTTTTTCATGAATTTCTACTTCTACTTCTTCCGCCTCTGGCAACACGGCCACAGTGGCGGTAGATGTATGAATGCGGCCGCCTGATTCTGTTTCAGGTACACGCTGTACACGGTGCGCGCCATTTTCAAATTTCATTTTAGAGTAAGCGCCGTTCCCATTGATCATAAAGATAATTTCTTTAAACCCGCCAAGTCCTGTTGGGCTCGCTTCAATAACCTCAGGCTTCCATCCTTGCATCTCTGCATAACGGCTGTACATACGGTACAAATCACCTGCGAACAGAGCTGCCTCGTCTCCGCCTGCAGCACCGCGAATCTCAATAATAACGTTCTTATCATCGTTTGGATCTTTTGGAATTAACAATACTTTCAGGCGATCAGAAAGCTCTTGCTCCTGTGTTTCCAGTTCGGATATTTCTTCTTTTACCATTTCACGCATATCCGCATCCAATTTGTCTTCAAGCATGGTCTTTGCATCTTTCAATTGCTCACGAACACTTTTGTATTCGCGGTATGCCGCTACCGTTTCTTGAATATCAGATTGCTCTTTCGAATACTCACGAAGCTTTTTTGGATCATTAACAACAGCTGGATCACTCAAAAGTTCGTTCAGTTTTTCGTAACGGTTTTCTACAGCTTGTAAACGATCTAACACGTCACTCACCTCAACATTTTCATTCTATAATTAGTATATCTGTTTTTTTGTAGTTTTACAAAGTAGCGCCCTTTGAAAAAAACCCGCTGGTTAGCGAGTTTTTATTCTTCCGGTACCTCGTGGCAATGACGACAGCGCGGTTCGTAGGATTCTGATGCCCCGACCAAGATGACAGGCTCATGAAAGCCTGCTGGTTTGCCATCAATTAAACGCTGCGTACGGCTTGCAGGTGCGCCGCATGATGAGCATACAGCTTGTAGCTTGGTTACATGCTCCGCAATTGCCATAAGCGCCGGAACTTGCCCGAACGGAACACCGCGGAAGTCCTGGTCAAGTCCTGCCACAATGACACGGTAGCCACGGTTTGCTAATGTTTGAACAACCTCTACAATGTCATCATCAAAAAACTGCACCTCGTCAATTGCAATTACATCCATTTCCTCTGTTACATGATGCAAAATCTGCAGTGATGATGAAACAGGAATTGCGGTTACCTTAGCGCCATTGTGCGAGACAACATCTTCTTCGCTATATCTTGTATCAATGCCGGGTTTGAACACAACTGCTTTTTGCTTTGCAAATTGTGTGCGGCGCACACGGCGAATCAGTTCTTCTGATTTACCGGAAAACATGCTGCCACAAATGACTTCAATCCAGCCGTTTCGATTCATTAAGTACATAATAAGCCTCCTCATTGCAAGAAGCGTAATCTCAAAAACGGAGCACGGGAATCCCCGTGCTTCCGTGGTAAGCGAAGCGCTTTCGCTCGCTTTTTATGCCTAAAAAAAGCAGGCAAGCGGTGCTTGCCTGCTTTATTTCCATATCATTCGTAGGAACGCAGCTATTACTTAAGGCCGTATTTTTTGTTGAAGCGATCAACACGTCCGTCTGCAGTAGCGAATTTCTGACGTCCTGTGTAGAATGGGTGAGAGTCAGAACTGATCTCCACTTTAATTAGTGGGTAAGTGTTACCGTCTTCCCATTCGATTGTTTCAGCAGAATACTTTGTAGAACCAGTTAAAAACTTGAATCCAGTGTTTGTATCCATGAAAACAACCTTCTTATAATCTGGATGAATTCCTTGTTTCATTCTTTTCATCTCCTTCCGCCCTGAATCATTTTAGAAACAGAGTTTTTCATCAAATGCTATACCAGCATAGTCTATCGATGAAACACACATGATGAAATTATAACAAGGTAAAATTGATTTTGCAACTACCTGTTTTTAGTATTTTTAGGAACACATGATGAACCAAGTACAGGCACATTGTGTGTTCTATGCTATTTCATTGTGACCGGGCTTTTTTGTTCTTTTGATACAATTTGGAAGAATTCTTCATTTGATTTTGTTTTACGCAATGTGCGTAATAGACGATCTGTAAAATCTGGTGCGTCCGTCATCGCCTTGCGAATTCCCCATAGTTTATCAAGATGCTCTTTTGGTATGAGTAAATCTTCTTTACGCGTACCGGAGCGGCGAATATCGATTGCCGGGAAGATACGACGCTCTGCAAGTGCGCGATCTAAATGCAATTCCATGTTACCCGTTCCTTTAAATTCCTCATAAATGACGTCATCCATACGAGAGCCGGTATCGACAAGTGCCGTAGCGAGAATGGTTAAGCTGCCACCTTCCTCAATATTACGCGCTGCACCAAAGAAGCGTTTTGGACGATGAAAGGCTGCTGGATCAATACCACCGGATAGTGTGCGCCCACTTGGGGGAATTACCAGGTTATATGCACGAGCTAAACGAGTAATACTATCCATTAAGATTACAACATCCTTTTTATGTTCAACAAGACGCATCGCACGCTCAAGCACAAGCTCTGCCACTTTAATATGGTTTTCTGGTACTTCGTCAAATGTTGAACTTACTACATCACCGGCTACAGAGCGTTCAATATCTGTAACTTCTTCCGGCCGCTCATCAATTAGCAATACAATAAGCTCTGCTTCTGGATGGTTTGTTGTAATGCTGTTCGCAATTTCCTTTAGAAGCATTGTTTTACCAGCCTTTGGAGGTGCGACAATTAAACCACGCTGACCAAACCCCACTGGTGCTATAAGATCCATAATACGCGTTGATAATCCTTTCGCTTCTGTTTCCAGCTTCATCTGACGGTCAGGATATAGCGGTGTAAGCGCTGGAAAGTGAACGCGCTCCTTCGCTGATTCAGGATTATCGCCATTTACTGCTTCTACCTGCAGTAAACCAAAGTAACGCTCATTTTCTTTTGGCGGACGAACCTTCCCTGATACTTTATCACCGTTACGTAAGTCGAATCTGCGGATTTGCGATGCGGAAATATAAATATCTTCAGAGCTTGGGGAGTAATTGATTGGACGTAAGAAGCCAAATCCCTCGGATTGAATAATTTCTAAAACGCCTTCCATAAAGAAAAAGCCTTCTTTTTCTGCTTGCGCTTTCAAAATAGCAAAAATCAGCTCTTTTTTTGTTAGTTTACTGTAGTAGGAAATTTTAAAACTCTTCGCATGTTCATAAAGCTCTTTTAACTTCATGCCTTCTAATGCTGAAATTGTTAAATTCATTGGGACACCACACTTTAATTTATTCTATTTATTTTTCATAAATTCAACGGCATCCACCAGATACCTTTGGCTCAGTAAATTTTAATTATATATTGGCTACGGCAGTCTGTCAGAAGACAAATTGAACTTATCTAGAAAGGAAAAAACGGAAGGTATTATGAAAGATGTAAATACATGCAGATTAATATTCCCTATTGTAACCTCTTTTTCTAGGTTTAATCAATGCTTGTTTGAAAGATACAGCATAAGAATGGTAAAAATAAACCTTTCCTTTTCAGTATGGAAAGGGTGCCCCTTAGGACACCCTCCTTTTATTTAAGGCTGTTTTCGCAAACTTTTTTGCGATGTAACAAGTAGTGGGGCATGCTTGATTTCCGCGGGGCGTGCGGTGAGCCTCCTCGGCTTACAGCCTGTGGAGTCTCGCACCTTCCGGTCCAACCAACCTGAAATAAAGAATTCTATCTAAAAACAACAATCTTTTAGAAAAGAGCCTTATTTAATGACCAGGTTTGGTTTTTTCTGGAGACTATGGCGTCCATCAATAAAGCGAACTGTACCGGACTTCGCACGCATAACAACAGAATGTGTGGTACCAACCGTTCCTTTGAATTGTACGCCGCGCAGCAATTCGCCGTCTGTTACGCCCGTCGCTGCGAAGATTGCATCATCACCTCGTACAAGGTCTTCCATACGTAAAACCCGATTCACATCAATGATGCCCATCTTTGTACAACGAATCAGTTCTTCTTCACTTTGCGGCAGAAGCTTGCCTTGCAGCTCGCCGCCGAGGCACTTTAGTGCAACTGCCGCAAGCACACCCTCAGGCGCACCACCTGATCCGAATAAAATATCCACACCTGTATGATCAAAAGCTGTGTTAATTGCACCAGCCACGTCACCGTCATTAATTAGCTTAATGCGGGCACCAGCTCTTCTAATCTCTTCAATGATATGTTCATGTCGCGGACGATTTAAAATAGTCGCTACAACATCTTCAATATCTTTGCCCTTTGCCTTTGCAACTGCACGGAGGTTATCAATAATTGGTGCATTGATATCAATAGCACCAACTGCTTCCGGTCCAACTGCAATCTTATCCATATACATATCCGGCGCATGAAGCAAGTTGCCGTGGTCTGCAACTGCCAAGACAGCTAGCGCATTCCAACCGCCGGAGGATACGATGTTTGTCCCTTCTAGTGGATCGACTGCCACGTCTACGCGTGGGCCATAGCCTGTGCCGAGCTTTTCCCCAATATACAGCATCGGCGCTTCATCCATTTCGCCTTCTCCGATAACAACAGTCCCCTTCATTGGAATCGTATCAAATACATCGCGCATAGCGGATGTTGCCGCATCATCTGCTTCATCCTTCTTACCACGTCCCATCCAACGCGCTGCTGATAGTGCTGCCGCCTCTGTAACACGAACCAATTCCATCGATAAACTTCTTTCCATTTCTCCCCATCTCCCTTTTACGCAATTTACGAGTTTTGCACCTGCTCAATTTCTTGTTCTGTCAGCTTTTCTCGCCAAATACGCGCGCCGAGACCGCGCAATTTATTTTCTAAATCCTCATACCCTCGATCAATGTGTTCAAGTCCTGTTACTTCTGTTATACCACGTGCCATTAACCCGGCAATTACCAAAGCTGCACCAGCTCGCAAATCACTTGCCTTTACTTTGGCACCTTGTAAGGCAACCGGGCCATTGACGATAGCAGTTCGGCCTTCTACCTTAATATTGGCATTCATACGACGCAATTCATCAATATGCTTAAAACGCGCGCCGTAAATGGTATCAGTTACAACACCTGTCCCTTTTGCCTTAGTCAGCAAGGATGTGAACGGTTGTTGAAGATCTGTTGCAAATCCTGGATAAACAAGTGTTTTAATATCTACTGTCTTCAGGTCATTGCCGCCTGTCACAATCATTTGATCATCAAGAGTCTCGATTTGTACACCCATTTCCCGAAGCTTAGCCGTTACGGACTCAAGGTGTTGCGGGATGACATTATCAATTATAATGCGTTCACCTGCAGCTGCTGCTAAAATCATGAATGTACCTGCTTCAATGCGATCTGGGATAATAGAATGATAACAGCCTTTTAAAGAATCTACGCCGTCGATGCGAATCACATCTGTACCGGCTCCTTTAATACGCGCGCCCATACTTGTAAGCAAAGTGGCAACATCAATAATTTCCGGTTCTTTTGCTGCATTTTCGATAATAGTTCTGCCTTTGGCACGAACTGCCGCAAGCATGATGTTAATGGTTGCTCCTACGCTCACCACATCAAGATAGATACGTGCACCGCGCAGCTCATCAGCACGTAAATAAATAGCGCCTTGCTCGTTTGTCACTTGCGCCCCTAATGCTTCAAAGCCTTTAATATGCTGATCAATAGGACGTGGTCCAAGGTGACAACCACCCGGCAAACCAATAACAGCCTTTTTGAAACGCCCAAGCATAGCTCCCATTAAATAATAAGAAGCGCGTAGTTTCTTTACCTTACCGTTTGGAAGTGGCATACCGATCATTTTAGAAGGATCTACGGTCATATCTTGTCCATCAAACGTAACAACTCCGCCAATCTCTTCTAATAAATCTCCAAGTACACCTACATCTGAAATATTGGGAATGCCCCCAATTGTCACTGGTGTTTCCGCAAGAATTGTAGCCGGTATAAGTGCTACTGCACTGTTTTTTGCGCCGCTGATACGCACTGTCCCACGTAGGGGCATACCGCCTTCAATAAGTAATTTTTCCATCTTGCACCCCTTTTCAGCTTATCGGTTGTTCCAATCATTTAGAAATTGTTCAATTCCCTTATCCGTTAACGGATGCTTCATCAGTTGTCCAAATACTTTATAAGGGATGGTAGCAATATGTGCACCGCGCAGCGCAGCCTCTGTTACATGTACAGGATGACGCACGGACGCCGCAATAATTTCTGTTCTGATATTGTGCTGTAAGAAAATAGCCGAAATTGTGTCAATCAGCTCTAAGCCATCTTGACCGATATCATCCAATCGACCTAAGAAAGGAGATACATAGGTTGCGCCGGCACGAGCTGCCAGCAAAGCTTGGTTTGCGTTAAAGATGAGTGTAACGTTTGTTTTAATTCCTAGCTCACTGAACGCCTTTACTGCCTTTAAACCGTCAGCTGTCATTGGTACCTTTACTGTAATATTTGGTGCAATAGCAGCTAATTCTTTTCCCTCTTCAATCATTTCCGCTGCTGTTAACGCAATTACCTCTGCGCTGACAGAGCCCTCTACCTCAGCAGTGATTTCACGCAAACGCTCGTGGAAGGATACCCCTTTTTCCTTGGCTACCAAACTTGGATTTGTCGTTACACCTGCTAGAATCCCCATGCTGTTGATTTCTTTGATTTCTTCTAGATTCGCTGTATCAATAAAAAACTTCATATTGTGAATCCTCCTTATCCCCATAATTTCCTATACTTCTACAGTATAGACAATTTTCTTGCGTTTTTTGTCTGTTCTTGTAAATTGTTGCCGCTTTCATTATACAACGAAAGGAAACCGTCTAAAAGACTAGACGGTTTCCAAGCTGTATAAAATTTATGGAAAAGCAATGCTTACGCTTTGCCGTTGGAGCCAAACTCGCGGATTTTACCTACAACTGTAGCCTTAATCGCTTCACGGCCAGGAACGATGTATTTACGTGGATCGTAAACTTCACCGTCTGCACCCAATACTTCGCGTACTGCTTTTGTAAATGCAATTTGGTTTTCTGTGTTTACGTTGATTTTAGATGTACCTAAAGAGATAGAACGATCAATATCGCTCTTTGGAATTCCAGTACCGCCGTGCAATACCAATGGTACACCAGTTAAGTCGCGAACTTGTTCCATTTCTTTAAAGCCAAGGTTTGGCTCGCCTTTGTAAGGACCATGAACAGAACCTAATGCTGGAGCTAAGCAGTCAACGCCTGTACGTTTTACAAGCTCAGCGCACTCATTTGGATCTGCGTAAATTACGCCTTCAGCAACTACATCGTCTTCTTGACCACCGACAGTACCTAGCTC belongs to Ectobacillus sp. JY-23 and includes:
- a CDS encoding mechanosensitive ion channel protein, producing the protein MRFATERDVDNLIAFLGQADIDGKSIREIYAQFMVVEDENGTITGTIGYEKAGNQGLLRSLVLKSGVDQAQLLYLMQSFFFYLEKQAVEKLYLVTDKKQSVPLFHAFGFEAVEKSDVPNAVSELQHFKRSIERPGSFILCGKTGL
- a CDS encoding thymidine kinase, which translates into the protein MYLMNRNGWIEVICGSMFSGKSEELIRRVRRTQFAKQKAVVFKPGIDTRYSEEDVVSHNGAKVTAIPVSSSLQILHHVTEEMDVIAIDEVQFFDDDIVEVVQTLANRGYRVIVAGLDQDFRGVPFGQVPALMAIAEHVTKLQAVCSSCGAPASRTQRLIDGKPAGFHEPVILVGASESYEPRCRHCHEVPEE
- the prmC gene encoding peptide chain release factor N(5)-glutamine methyltransferase, with amino-acid sequence MRVYEALKWASSFLREKGREEHAAEVLLLHVLGVNRTELLMQMRDILDDAQINAFKDMVIRHGEGSPVQYMIGHEMFYGRPFHVNEEVLIPRPETEELIEGVLQRIETHFGNERLKVADIGTGSGAIAVTLALENKNLQVTTVDIAAASIEVAKNNAKMLEAEVTFYHGDLLQPFIQNGQKLDVVVSNPPYIPQREWEELSPVVKDYEPVRALVGGEDGLDFYRRFMIELPQVLQPKALVAFEYGAGQGKAIKKMLADTFPEARVEIVYDINGKDRMVFATIG
- the spoIIR gene encoding stage II sporulation protein R — protein: MKKQVIAFLILLVIGAQFMAHFGYMQAEAKVIPNEAIRLRILANSDSDKDQALKRKVRDEVKAQIDTWVADLTSIEDARTIIQSRIPELEKTVAKVLKQEKSNQSYKVEFGKHVKFPTKQYGNFLYPAGEYEAVLVTLGAGEGANWWCVLFPPLCFLDFASGTAIKKQEVKKESLAEEKAVEEIEEVEEAEKEKPVVQKSAEKKIAKVQTKKMDIKRLAKEEKLLEQVVAAAETESVEEPEAKMEVEIEEEPEVKFFLVEVVASLFSK
- a CDS encoding L-threonylcarbamoyladenylate synthase — protein: MKYWSVDKDVENEKNYPQIHEAAMLLRDGEAIAFPTETVYGLGADATSDAAVTKIFEAKGRPSDNPLIVHIASQSQLEKLVSDVPPIARVLMEHFWPGPLTLIFPKRDGVSTKVTAGLDTVAVRMPDHDIALALIAAADVPVAAPSANRSGRPSPTLASHVKEDLEGKIAGIVDGGATGVGVESTVLDCTGNVPVILRPGGVTKEQLEEVIGAVMVDPGLESNVEKPKSPGMKYTHYAPKAPLVIADGSTSFVQALIDEARQEGLKVGVLTTAEQKGSYKADQIIICGKREDLSTVAAGLYEALRGFDSTDVDVIYSEAFPKIGIGIAVMNRLVKAAGHQVIKE
- the prfA gene encoding peptide chain release factor 1, with the translated sequence MLDRLQAVENRYEKLNELLSDPAVVNDPKKLREYSKEQSDIQETVAAYREYKSVREQLKDAKTMLEDKLDADMREMVKEEISELETQEQELSDRLKVLLIPKDPNDDKNVIIEIRGAAGGDEAALFAGDLYRMYSRYAEMQGWKPEVIEASPTGLGGFKEIIFMINGNGAYSKMKFENGAHRVQRVPETESGGRIHTSTATVAVLPEAEEVEVEIHEKDIRVDTFASSGPGGQSVNTTMSAVRLTHLPTGVVVSCQDEKSQIKNKEKAMKVLRARVYDKFQQEAQAEYDQNRKQAVGTGDRSERIRTYNFPQNRVTDHRIGLTIQKLDQILQGKLDEFINALIMDDQAKRMEAAE
- a CDS encoding manganese efflux pump MntP family protein, encoding MNIQHIIGEILTLTIMAFALGLDAFSVSLGMGMVRLRLKQIFYIGLTIGAFHVVMPLLGMLIGRLLSARFGELATIAGGILLIGLGFHIIYSNLFGSEESKVAPSGLGLYLFAFSVSLDSFSVGLSLGIYGARTWATIVIFGLVSAFLTWSGLLLGRHATKVLGTYGEVLGGSILIGFGLKLLFPI
- a CDS encoding type B 50S ribosomal protein L31; translation: MKQGIHPDYKKVVFMDTNTGFKFLTGSTKYSAETIEWEDGNTYPLIKVEISSDSHPFYTGRQKFATADGRVDRFNKKYGLK